The following proteins are co-located in the Streptococcus downei MFe28 genome:
- a CDS encoding DNA/RNA non-specific endonuclease: MAKKSKRRMKQEQKVLYSLIGLVLVLLLGFVATNDGISNQNPIKQVAQQLTGQKQSPSRSSQEAPSKSLADSVMTQEIRSQLPAKLKWNGAGAYILNNNETDLDAKVSSTPYVNNQTKTVQGQQVPTTANAWLSKATRQYRNRQETGNGSTDWTPAGWHQRTRLSGAYDHAVDRGHLIAYALAGSLKGFDASTSNPANVAVQTAWANEASSSNSTGQNYYETLIRKALDKHKRVRYRVTLIYQGDNLIASGSHLEAKSSDGSLEFNVFIPNVQKGIRLDYYSGQVSLKSSVE, encoded by the coding sequence ATGGCTAAAAAATCAAAAAGAAGGATGAAGCAGGAGCAGAAGGTCCTCTATTCCTTAATCGGCTTGGTGCTTGTCCTTTTACTGGGATTTGTAGCGACCAATGATGGGATTTCTAATCAGAATCCCATTAAACAGGTGGCTCAACAATTAACGGGGCAAAAGCAGAGCCCAAGTCGCTCTAGTCAAGAGGCACCTAGTAAAAGTCTGGCAGATAGCGTAATGACCCAGGAAATCAGGAGTCAGCTTCCAGCTAAACTCAAATGGAATGGGGCTGGGGCCTATATTCTCAACAATAATGAGACTGACCTCGATGCCAAGGTCTCAAGCACTCCTTATGTCAACAATCAAACCAAGACAGTCCAAGGCCAGCAGGTTCCGACGACAGCCAATGCTTGGCTCTCCAAAGCGACCCGCCAGTATCGCAACCGTCAGGAAACAGGCAACGGCTCGACCGACTGGACACCTGCAGGTTGGCACCAAAGAACCAGACTGTCTGGGGCCTATGACCATGCGGTCGATCGCGGTCATCTGATTGCCTATGCTCTGGCTGGAAGTCTCAAAGGCTTTGATGCCTCTACTAGTAACCCTGCCAATGTGGCTGTTCAGACGGCTTGGGCCAATGAAGCCAGCAGTTCTAACTCAACCGGTCAGAACTACTATGAGACCTTGATTCGTAAGGCCTTAGATAAGCACAAGCGGGTCCGCTATCGTGTAACACTCATCTACCAGGGTGACAATCTCATTGCCTCAGGGAGCCATCTAGAGGCCAAGTCATCTGACGGTAGTCTGGAATTCAATGTCTTCATCCCCAATGTCCAAAAGGGTATCCGTCTTGACTATTACTCAGGGCAGGTATCTCTCAAGTCATCCGTTGAGTAA
- a CDS encoding GNAT family N-acetyltransferase has protein sequence MTLKLRKIQEADLPVLRDLAIRTFEQTFAHDNSPQQLADYFDKTYSLEVLGQELANPESLHILAEVNGRPAGFLKTNWGAAQIEKELDLAYEIQRLYVLQEFQGQGIGRALFEYALQLAHESGASWAWLGVWEKNFKAQKFYAKYGFEKFSQHAFRVSQDKVDVDWLLKKKLK, from the coding sequence ATGACGCTCAAGCTTAGAAAAATTCAAGAGGCCGATTTGCCAGTCTTGCGAGATCTAGCCATTAGGACCTTTGAGCAGACCTTCGCCCACGACAATAGTCCCCAGCAACTGGCCGACTATTTTGACAAAACCTATTCATTAGAGGTTTTGGGTCAAGAGCTGGCCAATCCCGAATCCCTGCATATATTAGCAGAGGTCAATGGGAGACCTGCTGGTTTTCTCAAGACTAATTGGGGAGCTGCCCAAATCGAAAAAGAATTGGATTTGGCCTATGAAATCCAGAGACTCTACGTTCTTCAGGAATTCCAAGGGCAAGGAATTGGAAGAGCCCTCTTTGAATATGCTTTGCAACTGGCGCACGAGTCTGGTGCTAGCTGGGCCTGGCTAGGAGTCTGGGAAAAGAATTTCAAGGCTCAAAAGTTTTATGCTAAGTATGGCTTTGAAAAATTCAGCCAACACGCCTTTCGGGTTTCTCAGGATAAGGTTGATGTGGATTGGCTCCTCAAAAAGAAATTGAAATAA
- a CDS encoding DNA-directed RNA polymerase subunit beta encodes MAKSGWAYVRHQLALILLVALLCLIFLALGLMLGYAVLGEGHNPLEILSPHKWQELINKFTGK; translated from the coding sequence ATGGCAAAATCAGGTTGGGCCTATGTCAGGCATCAGTTAGCCTTGATTCTTCTAGTTGCCCTGCTTTGCCTCATTTTCCTTGCTCTGGGCCTGATGCTTGGCTATGCTGTTCTTGGAGAGGGGCACAACCCATTAGAAATCCTGTCTCCCCACAAGTGGCAGGAACTCATCAATAAATTCACAGGAAAATAA
- the pheS gene encoding phenylalanine--tRNA ligase subunit alpha, protein MDLQKQLEELKASTQAKLKEMTGDHSKELQDLRVAVLGKKGSLTELLKGLKDLSKEMRPVIGKQVNEVRDILTKDFEEQAKIVEAAKIQAQLESESLDVTLPGRQIKLGNRHILSQTSEEIEDIFLGMGFQVVDGYEVESDYYNFERMNLPKNHPARDMQDTFYITDEILLRTHTSPVQARTLDQHDFSKGPLKMISPGRVFRRDTDDATHSHQFHQIEGLVVGENISMGDLKGTLQMISQKMFGADRKIRLRPSYFPFTEPSVEVDVSCFKCGGEGCNVCKKTGWIEILGAGMVHPSVLEMSGVDAEKYSGFAFGLGQERIAMLRYGINDIRGFYQGDVRFSAQFK, encoded by the coding sequence ATGGATTTACAGAAGCAATTAGAAGAGTTGAAGGCTTCAACTCAGGCTAAATTGAAGGAAATGACGGGTGACCACAGCAAGGAATTACAGGACTTGCGGGTTGCTGTCCTGGGTAAGAAGGGCTCTTTGACTGAGCTCCTCAAGGGCCTTAAGGACCTGTCCAAGGAAATGCGACCTGTGATTGGTAAGCAGGTCAATGAAGTTCGCGATATCCTGACCAAGGACTTCGAAGAGCAGGCCAAGATTGTTGAGGCTGCCAAGATTCAGGCACAGCTGGAATCAGAAAGTCTCGATGTCACCCTGCCAGGCCGTCAAATTAAGTTGGGTAACCGCCATATTCTCAGCCAAACCTCAGAAGAAATCGAGGATATTTTCCTGGGCATGGGCTTCCAAGTTGTCGATGGCTATGAAGTGGAAAGTGACTATTATAATTTCGAGCGGATGAATTTGCCTAAAAATCACCCAGCTAGAGATATGCAGGACACCTTCTATATTACTGATGAAATCCTACTTAGAACCCACACTAGTCCCGTCCAAGCAAGAACCTTGGACCAACACGATTTTTCTAAGGGACCTCTCAAGATGATTTCTCCAGGACGGGTCTTCCGTCGCGATACCGATGATGCCACCCATTCCCATCAATTCCATCAGATTGAAGGGCTGGTTGTCGGAGAAAATATTTCCATGGGTGACCTCAAGGGAACCCTGCAAATGATTAGCCAGAAGATGTTCGGGGCCGACCGTAAGATTCGCTTACGGCCATCCTACTTCCCATTTACGGAACCATCGGTCGAAGTTGACGTTTCTTGTTTTAAGTGTGGCGGTGAAGGCTGTAACGTTTGTAAGAAGACGGGCTGGATTGAAATCCTCGGTGCCGGCATGGTTCACCCAAGCGTTCTAGAAATGTCTGGTGTGGACGCTGAGAAATACTCTGGTTTTGCCTTTGGCCTCGGTCAAGAGCGGATTGCCATGTTACGTTACGGTATCAATGATATCCGTGGCTTCTACCAAGGGGACGTTCGCTTTTCTGCCCAATTCAAATAA